In Callospermophilus lateralis isolate mCalLat2 chromosome 19, mCalLat2.hap1, whole genome shotgun sequence, the following are encoded in one genomic region:
- the Ift22 gene encoding intraflagellar transport protein 22 homolog isoform X2 encodes MKDAHGVVIVFNADMPSHLKEIEMWYSCFVHQQLLQDTQCLLIAHHKPGSGGDTGSPSLSPPLSKLKLVHSNLEEDPEEIRMEFTKYLKSVVNSVSESRDREEMLIIT; translated from the exons ATGAAGGATGCCCACGGGGTGGTGATTGTCTTCAACGCTGACATGCCGAGCCACCTGAAGGAGATCGAGATGTGGTACTCCTGCTTCGTCCACCAGCAGCTCCTACAGGATACCCAGTGCCTGCTGATTGCACATCACAAACCAGGCTCGGGAGGAGACACGGGGAGCCCGTCTTTGT CGCCACCCTTGAGCAAGCTGAAGCTGGTGCACTCCAATCTTGAGGAGGACCCTGAGGAGATCCGGATGGAATTCACAAAGTATTTAAAAAGCGTCGTCAACTCAGTGTCTGAGAGCAGAGACAGGGAGGAGATGTTGATTATTACCTAG
- the Ift22 gene encoding intraflagellar transport protein 22 homolog isoform X1, with protein sequence MLKAKILFVGPCESGKTVLANFLTESSDITEYNPTQGVRILEFENPHVTSNNKSARCEFELWDCGGDSKFESCWPALMKDAHGVVIVFNADMPSHLKEIEMWYSCFVHQQLLQDTQCLLIAHHKPGSGGDTGSPSLSPPLSKLKLVHSNLEEDPEEIRMEFTKYLKSVVNSVSESRDREEMLIIT encoded by the exons ATGCTGAAGGCCAAGATCCTCTTCGTGGGGCCCTGTGAG AGTGGAAAAACCGTTTTGGCCAACTTTCTGACGGAATCTTCTGACATCACTGAATACAACCCCACACAGGGAGTAAG gatccTGGAATTTGAGAACCCACATGTTACCAGCAACAACAAAAGCGCGAGGTGTGAGTTCGAGCTCTGGGACTGTGGTGGCGATTCTAA GTTCGAGTCCTGCTGGCCGGCCCTGATGAAGGATGCCCACGGGGTGGTGATTGTCTTCAACGCTGACATGCCGAGCCACCTGAAGGAGATCGAGATGTGGTACTCCTGCTTCGTCCACCAGCAGCTCCTACAGGATACCCAGTGCCTGCTGATTGCACATCACAAACCAGGCTCGGGAGGAGACACGGGGAGCCCGTCTTTGT CGCCACCCTTGAGCAAGCTGAAGCTGGTGCACTCCAATCTTGAGGAGGACCCTGAGGAGATCCGGATGGAATTCACAAAGTATTTAAAAAGCGTCGTCAACTCAGTGTCTGAGAGCAGAGACAGGGAGGAGATGTTGATTATTACCTAG